From a single Sphaeramia orbicularis chromosome 4, fSphaOr1.1, whole genome shotgun sequence genomic region:
- the LOC115418588 gene encoding cornifelin-like yields MPQIASETEPFTEWTTHLCDCFEDVSTCCYGFWCCPCLACTVSGRFGENYCLPICDILTPSVMAACGIPVFVPPAVYGMRASIRNRYKIKGSLCKDIGVSCFCVWCAWCQMHRELKHRNKAPAVVNMQNQTVINMQPQMMMPVYPNSGGMVNQAVVVNTH; encoded by the exons ATGCCTCAAATTGCATCAGAAACCGAACCCTTCACAGAGTGGACGACTCATCTGTGTGACTGCTTCGAGGACGTAAGCACAT GTTGCTATGGCTTCTGGTGCTGTCCTTGCCTCGCCTGCACCGTCTCAGGCAGATTTGGGGAAAACTACTGCCTCCCCATATGTGACATCTTAACTCCTTCTGTGATGGCGGCCTGTGGCATTCCCGTGTTTGTGCCTCCTGCCGTCTACGGGATGAGGGCCTCCATACGAAACAGATACAAGATTAAG GGTTCCCTCTGTAAGGACATCGGCGTTTCCTGTTTCTGCGTGTGGTGCGCCTGGTGCCAGATGCATCGCGAGTTGAAACATCGCAATAAAGCCCCAGCTGTCGTCAACATGCAGAATCAAACTGTCATCAACATGCAGCCTCAAATGATGATGCCTGTGTATCCAAACTCAGGGGGTATGGTGAACCAGGCGGTCGTCGTGAATACACACTGA